In Flavobacterium cerinum, one genomic interval encodes:
- a CDS encoding murein hydrolase activator EnvC family protein, translating to MYKTRFSILLLLLTVMGWSQTEDKQRQLEERKAQIQKEIKEVQKLLQTEKKKEKSVLVQISQQNTKIKLSEKLINTTQKQTRLLTDDIYLKQLEINKLGRELTVLKEDYAKMIVKSYKSRSEQSRIMFVLSSENFLQAYKRIQYMKQYASFRKMQGVEIKNKTVQLQSATTVLETKKKVKEKLLVESEKEKHELEEDKKEQEKLMKVIQKDQKKLSADIKKKQEESRAIDRQIQRLIREAIAEANRKAREAAAALAARNKAAGKKVEKTETAPAAAESTTKFYLTPEGKALADNFRANKGRLPWPVEKGFVSLGFGDQPHPIHKSLIVHNSGVEISTEPGTNARAVFGGEVIQVQVISANNRAVFIQHGDYVTVYLNLSKVFVGKGDKVSIKQSIGEIHTNSSGRAVLKFLISQNTTTLNPQSWLANM from the coding sequence ATGTACAAAACCCGCTTTAGTATATTGCTGTTATTACTAACTGTAATGGGCTGGTCGCAAACAGAAGACAAACAACGTCAGCTGGAAGAGCGAAAAGCACAAATCCAGAAAGAAATAAAAGAAGTTCAGAAACTCCTTCAAACGGAAAAGAAGAAGGAAAAATCGGTATTGGTACAAATATCACAACAGAACACGAAAATCAAACTAAGCGAAAAATTAATCAATACAACGCAAAAGCAAACCCGGCTTTTAACAGATGATATTTATTTAAAACAACTTGAGATTAATAAATTAGGGAGAGAGCTTACGGTCTTAAAGGAAGATTATGCTAAGATGATCGTAAAGTCGTATAAAAGCCGTTCGGAACAAAGCCGAATTATGTTTGTCCTGTCTTCCGAAAATTTCCTTCAGGCTTATAAGCGTATCCAGTATATGAAACAATATGCCAGTTTCAGAAAAATGCAGGGCGTGGAAATCAAAAATAAAACAGTACAGCTTCAAAGTGCTACTACAGTATTAGAGACAAAGAAAAAAGTCAAAGAAAAATTGTTGGTAGAAAGTGAAAAAGAAAAACACGAACTGGAAGAAGACAAAAAAGAACAGGAAAAATTAATGAAGGTAATTCAGAAAGATCAGAAAAAACTGAGTGCCGATATTAAGAAAAAACAAGAAGAATCAAGAGCAATCGACAGGCAAATTCAGCGTTTGATTCGTGAAGCAATTGCCGAGGCCAATAGAAAAGCAAGAGAAGCGGCAGCTGCATTAGCAGCAAGAAATAAAGCAGCCGGTAAAAAAGTAGAAAAAACAGAAACAGCACCGGCAGCAGCAGAATCAACAACAAAATTCTATCTGACACCGGAAGGAAAAGCGTTGGCCGATAATTTCAGAGCGAATAAAGGACGTTTGCCGTGGCCGGTTGAAAAAGGATTTGTATCCTTAGGCTTCGGAGATCAGCCACACCCGATTCATAAAAGTTTAATTGTTCACAACAGTGGTGTAGAAATCAGTACCGAACCGGGAACCAATGCCAGAGCCGTTTTCGGAGGTGAAGTAATCCAGGTACAGGTGATTTCAGCAAATAACAGAGCGGTATTTATTCAGCACGGGGATTATGTTACAGTATATCTGAACTTAAGTAAAGTATTTGTCGGAAAAGGCGATAAGGTTTCGATCAAACAGAGTATTGGTGAAATCCATACCAACTCGTCGGGAAGAGCCGTTCTGAAATTCCTGATCTCACAAAATACAACGACGCTTAATCCGCAGAGTTGGTTGGCTAATATGTAG
- a CDS encoding DUF4292 domain-containing protein, whose protein sequence is MKQISILLALVILVSCKSKQAVVAEQGASENVEVSKIIQGHYGNKLDFQTASIRSTVSYEDEKTSLSISCDIRIKKDETILVTARALGLITVAKALITPERVSFYSKDGRYFDGDYRLLSKWLGTDLDFNKVQNLLLGRTIDDLTKSKYNVSIEGDKYKLKTKEKNNIIKEFLFEGANFLLKDQIVSQQNPLRSLEVSYPAYKPYDKGNLPASMIIEAYEKGKVKIEVGYNSISFDEKLSFPYSIPEGYEQIIID, encoded by the coding sequence ATGAAACAAATAAGTATCCTACTGGCTTTGGTTATTTTGGTGTCCTGTAAATCCAAACAAGCTGTAGTAGCCGAACAAGGTGCCTCCGAAAATGTTGAAGTTTCGAAAATTATTCAGGGACATTACGGAAATAAACTCGATTTCCAGACAGCCAGTATCAGAAGTACTGTAAGTTATGAAGATGAAAAGACATCATTGTCAATTAGTTGTGACATCCGAATAAAAAAAGATGAAACAATTTTAGTAACCGCTCGTGCTTTGGGTCTTATTACAGTAGCAAAAGCACTGATTACTCCCGAAAGAGTGAGTTTCTACAGTAAAGACGGACGCTATTTTGACGGAGATTATCGTTTGCTAAGCAAATGGCTGGGAACTGATCTGGATTTTAATAAAGTGCAAAACCTTCTTTTGGGAAGAACAATCGATGATTTGACAAAATCAAAATACAACGTTTCTATCGAGGGAGATAAGTACAAGTTAAAAACAAAAGAAAAGAATAATATTATCAAAGAGTTTTTGTTTGAAGGAGCAAATTTCCTTTTAAAGGATCAGATTGTTTCGCAACAAAATCCGCTGCGTTCTCTGGAAGTGAGCTATCCGGCATATAAACCGTATGATAAAGGAAATCTGCCGGCAAGTATGATTATTGAAGCATACGAAAAAGGAAAAGTAAAAATCGAAGTGGGCTATAATAGCATAAGCTTTGATGAAAAACTGAGTTTTCCGTACAGTATTCCGGAAGGTTACGAACAAATAATTATTGATTAA
- a CDS encoding tetratricopeptide repeat protein, with protein sequence MKIKRQLIIFTLLGFLSVPLQMAAQQEPDAIALEDNEFQNNFYESLKQKGIENYDKAIQSLYKCLKVQPDNPVIHHELGKNFLAQKNYAEAEKSFQKAIELDPKQRWYWNGLYDVYYETKDFNRSIPVVQKLIGFDKKFQDDLVSLYMYTQQFDKALALINEMDVTTGLTATLEMYKLQILSDVKFRKPEKDTLEQAIKNNPNEESNYIQLIYLYSESNQEDKALEVAKKLEKAIPTSDWAQVSLFKFHLNNREPQKAAEAMFLVLKSKKIDAKIKHRVLNEFLIFSNNTNSFKKELAQAVDYFEEDPTVNVPKEIGIFFLEKKKNTDAIAYFEKSLARKNDDISTIELLLQAYTDNGQYDIVNKKATGYLDLFPTHAKLYFFAGMAQNQLKNYKKAIELLQTGMDFVVEDRALEINLNIQLGEAYHGLGDEKKKESYFIKADQLLKQKK encoded by the coding sequence ATGAAAATAAAAAGGCAACTCATAATTTTTACATTACTTGGTTTTCTGAGTGTTCCGCTACAAATGGCAGCACAACAGGAGCCGGACGCTATTGCTTTGGAAGATAATGAATTTCAGAATAATTTCTACGAATCATTAAAGCAAAAAGGTATTGAAAATTATGATAAGGCTATTCAATCACTTTATAAATGCCTTAAAGTGCAACCGGATAATCCGGTTATTCATCACGAACTGGGGAAAAACTTTTTAGCACAAAAAAATTACGCTGAAGCCGAAAAATCATTTCAGAAAGCAATTGAGCTCGATCCGAAACAACGTTGGTACTGGAATGGTTTGTATGATGTGTATTATGAGACAAAAGATTTTAATCGGTCGATTCCAGTCGTGCAAAAACTAATCGGATTTGATAAAAAATTTCAAGACGATCTGGTTTCCTTATATATGTATACGCAGCAGTTTGACAAAGCTTTAGCATTGATCAATGAAATGGATGTGACCACGGGATTAACAGCAACGTTGGAAATGTATAAGTTGCAGATATTGAGTGATGTAAAATTCAGAAAACCGGAAAAAGATACGCTCGAACAAGCGATAAAAAACAATCCGAATGAAGAAAGTAATTACATTCAGCTGATTTATCTGTATTCTGAAAGTAATCAGGAAGATAAAGCACTGGAAGTAGCGAAAAAGCTTGAAAAAGCAATTCCGACTTCAGATTGGGCACAAGTAAGTCTTTTTAAGTTTCATCTTAATAACAGAGAACCGCAAAAAGCAGCCGAAGCAATGTTTCTGGTATTAAAAAGTAAAAAAATTGATGCTAAAATCAAGCACCGGGTTTTGAATGAATTTCTGATTTTTTCCAATAATACGAATTCGTTTAAAAAGGAATTGGCCCAGGCGGTCGATTACTTTGAAGAGGATCCGACAGTAAATGTGCCGAAAGAGATCGGGATATTTTTTCTGGAGAAAAAGAAAAATACCGATGCTATAGCCTATTTTGAAAAAAGTTTGGCACGCAAAAATGATGATATCAGTACGATCGAATTATTGCTGCAAGCCTATACGGATAACGGGCAATACGATATAGTGAACAAAAAGGCAACCGGTTACCTCGATTTATTTCCAACACATGCGAAGTTGTATTTTTTCGCAGGTATGGCACAAAATCAACTAAAAAATTATAAAAAAGCAATTGAACTATTACAAACAGGAATGGATTTTGTGGTAGAAGACAGGGCTTTGGAAATTAACCTGAACATCCAGTTGGGTGAAGCCTATCACGGTTTGGGTGATGAAAAGAAAAAAGAATCGTATTTCATCAAAGCCGATCAATTGTTAAAACAAAAAAAATAA
- a CDS encoding sugar phosphate nucleotidyltransferase — MKIIVPMAGRGSRLRPHTLTVPKPLIPIAGKPIVHRLVEDIAGVLNQKIDEIAFIIHKDFGNKVPGELIAIAEKLGAKGTIYYQNEPLGTAHAIMCAKESMSGPVVVAYADTLFRADFTLDTTADSVIWVKQVEDPSAFGVVQLNEKNEIVDFVEKPTTFVSDLAIIGIYYFKSGETLRAELQYLLDNNVVKGGEYQLTDGLENMKQKGLKFVPGKVDEWMDCGNKNVTVETNSRMLNFLHQDGVNLISAEIKNENATIIPPCFIGDDVVLINATVGPNVSLGNGTTVQNSIIKNSLVQTNATIKNATLDNAMIGNHASFDGNFTSISIGDYSVLE, encoded by the coding sequence ATGAAGATAATTGTCCCTATGGCGGGTCGTGGTTCACGACTTAGACCACATACGCTTACTGTACCAAAACCTTTGATTCCAATAGCCGGTAAACCGATCGTTCACCGTTTAGTGGAAGATATTGCCGGTGTATTAAACCAAAAAATTGATGAAATTGCATTCATCATTCACAAAGACTTTGGTAATAAAGTACCGGGCGAATTAATTGCTATCGCAGAAAAACTAGGTGCTAAAGGAACTATTTATTATCAAAATGAACCTTTAGGAACAGCTCATGCTATTATGTGCGCGAAAGAGAGTATGTCCGGACCTGTTGTTGTGGCTTATGCCGATACACTTTTCAGAGCCGATTTTACTCTAGATACGACAGCTGATAGTGTGATTTGGGTGAAACAGGTAGAAGATCCAAGTGCTTTCGGAGTGGTTCAGTTAAATGAAAAAAACGAAATTGTTGATTTTGTAGAAAAACCGACAACATTTGTTTCGGATCTGGCCATCATCGGAATTTATTACTTTAAAAGCGGTGAGACATTAAGAGCCGAATTACAGTATTTGTTGGATAATAATGTAGTTAAAGGAGGAGAATATCAGCTGACAGACGGATTGGAAAACATGAAGCAAAAAGGACTGAAATTCGTTCCCGGAAAAGTGGACGAATGGATGGACTGCGGAAATAAGAATGTAACAGTGGAAACCAATTCCAGAATGTTAAACTTCTTACATCAAGATGGTGTGAACCTGATTTCAGCCGAAATTAAAAATGAAAACGCGACAATTATTCCACCGTGTTTTATCGGGGATGATGTCGTATTGATAAATGCAACCGTTGGACCTAATGTTTCTTTAGGTAACGGAACAACCGTACAAAACAGTATAATTAAAAATAGCTTGGTACAAACTAATGCTACAATAAAAAACGCTACATTAGATAACGCAATGATAGGAAATCATGCCTCATTTGATGGCAACTTTACCAGTATTAGCATTGGAGATTATTCCGTTTTAGAATAA
- the dut gene encoding dUTP diphosphatase, whose amino-acid sequence MTIKIINKSAHQLPEYETIASAGMDLRANITESITLNPLERALVKTGLFIELPLGYEAQVRPRSGLAFKKGVTVLNSPGTIDADYRGEIGVILVNLSNEPFLVENGERIAQLVIAKHERAEWEEVEVLSETVRGEGGFGSTGVK is encoded by the coding sequence ATGACCATTAAAATAATAAATAAATCAGCGCATCAATTACCTGAATATGAAACAATAGCCTCTGCCGGAATGGATTTGAGAGCAAATATTACAGAGTCGATAACATTGAATCCGTTAGAACGTGCTTTAGTGAAAACAGGACTTTTTATCGAATTACCATTAGGTTATGAAGCTCAGGTAAGACCAAGAAGCGGATTGGCATTTAAAAAAGGAGTAACAGTATTAAATAGTCCCGGAACAATTGATGCCGATTATAGAGGTGAAATAGGTGTCATTTTAGTAAATTTATCGAATGAACCTTTCCTTGTTGAAAACGGTGAACGAATCGCACAGTTGGTTATTGCAAAACATGAAAGAGCCGAATGGGAAGAAGTTGAAGTGCTTTCTGAAACAGTGAGAGGTGAAGGTGGATTCGGAAGTACCGGTGTCAAGTAA
- a CDS encoding lipopolysaccharide biosynthesis protein, with protein MGLYKNLFKQTFIYGVATVLPRMLSFLLVRLHTDLMPKSDYGNVTIVLSWMVFFNVILSYGMETAFFRFYNKEEDKKGVIETTTISLFWSSMLFLAMALLFRSTLAGWADVETQFVTYAIWILVLDALVVIPFSKLRAFQRPIKYAVIKIANVTINVGLNIFFLVFLPKIAKADPDSFISSFYLHDYQVGYIFIANLIASLATVIVFLPDYIRLKWHFNFPLWKKMMDYGLPILFAGLAFGINEHFDKILLGKLLPHNIAKAEVGAYSACYKLGLFMVLFRTAYTLGIEPFFFNHADKKDAPQTYAVVTKYFVIFGSMILLGVIVFADILKQILVPNSSYWDAMKVVPLIILANFFLGIYTSLSVWYKLIDRTKVGAYISIVGAVVTLVLNYALIPTYSYMGSAIATLAAYGTMMTISYFMGNKYYPIPYDKKRIIGYLSVSSLLAGLSFYVPALHNYYFGILAILLFGYFIYRNEKDTLLRMIKRKTA; from the coding sequence TTGGGATTATATAAAAACCTATTCAAGCAAACATTTATTTACGGCGTAGCAACGGTATTACCAAGAATGCTAAGCTTTTTACTGGTTCGGCTTCATACGGACCTTATGCCTAAAAGCGATTATGGTAACGTAACCATAGTGCTTTCCTGGATGGTGTTTTTTAATGTGATCCTTTCTTATGGAATGGAAACCGCTTTTTTCCGCTTTTATAATAAAGAAGAGGATAAAAAAGGTGTTATCGAGACCACTACTATTTCGCTATTTTGGTCTTCAATGCTTTTCCTGGCTATGGCATTACTTTTTAGAAGTACGCTCGCCGGATGGGCGGATGTTGAAACCCAATTTGTGACCTATGCAATCTGGATTTTGGTTTTGGATGCATTAGTCGTTATTCCGTTTTCAAAACTCAGAGCTTTCCAGAGGCCGATTAAATATGCGGTAATTAAAATAGCGAACGTTACGATTAATGTCGGACTCAATATTTTCTTCTTGGTTTTCCTGCCTAAAATCGCGAAAGCGGATCCTGATAGTTTTATAAGCAGTTTCTATTTGCACGATTATCAGGTAGGTTATATTTTTATTGCTAACCTTATTGCAAGCTTAGCGACCGTAATCGTATTTTTACCGGATTATATTCGATTAAAATGGCATTTTAATTTCCCGTTATGGAAAAAAATGATGGATTATGGACTGCCCATTTTATTTGCCGGACTTGCTTTTGGGATTAACGAACATTTTGATAAAATCTTATTAGGGAAATTACTTCCGCACAATATCGCTAAAGCCGAAGTTGGAGCCTATTCTGCCTGTTATAAACTCGGCTTGTTTATGGTATTATTCCGAACAGCATATACCTTAGGAATTGAACCGTTCTTTTTTAATCATGCAGATAAAAAAGATGCACCGCAAACTTATGCAGTAGTAACAAAATATTTTGTGATCTTCGGTTCGATGATTTTATTAGGTGTAATCGTTTTTGCCGATATTCTAAAACAAATTCTGGTTCCGAACAGCAGCTATTGGGATGCTATGAAGGTTGTCCCTTTGATCATTTTAGCAAATTTCTTTCTGGGTATCTATACCAGTCTTTCGGTGTGGTACAAATTAATTGATCGTACGAAGGTGGGAGCTTATATTTCTATTGTTGGTGCCGTGGTAACATTAGTACTTAATTATGCGTTAATACCAACGTATAGTTATATGGGTTCAGCTATTGCAACACTGGCAGCCTATGGGACAATGATGACAATATCCTATTTTATGGGAAATAAATACTACCCTATTCCATACGATAAAAAAAGAATTATAGGCTATTTAAGTGTATCGTCTTTATTAGCCGGACTTTCATTTTATGTGCCGGCACTGCATAATTATTATTTCGGCATCCTGGCAATCTTGCTTTTCGGATACTTTATCTACCGAAATGAAAAAGATACTTTATTAAGAATGATCAAGAGAAAAACAGCTTAA
- the atpG gene encoding ATP synthase F1 subunit gamma: MANLKEIRNRITSVSSTMQITSAMKMVSAAKLKKAQDAITAMRPYAEKLTELIQNLSASLEGDAAGKFAEQREVNKVLIVVITSNRGLCGAFNANVIKQVKVLTDAYAGKKIDVVTVGKKGNDVLKKTNNVIDNQSAIFDHLAFENVATLAEELMNKFVAGDYDKIELVYNQFKNAATQVVVTEQFLPLAPIEGAETVSSDYIFEPSKEEIVLTLIPKSLKTQLYKAIRDSFAAEHGARMTAMHKATDNATALRNQLKLTYNKARQAAITNEILEIVGGAEALKN, encoded by the coding sequence ATGGCAAATTTAAAGGAAATACGTAATAGGATTACTTCAGTTTCATCTACGATGCAAATCACATCGGCGATGAAAATGGTATCTGCTGCAAAGCTGAAAAAAGCACAGGATGCAATTACAGCAATGCGCCCTTATGCCGAAAAATTAACGGAGTTAATACAAAATTTAAGTGCATCACTTGAAGGTGATGCTGCTGGAAAATTTGCTGAGCAACGCGAAGTGAATAAAGTATTAATTGTTGTAATTACATCAAACAGAGGTCTTTGTGGTGCTTTTAATGCTAACGTAATTAAGCAGGTTAAAGTTCTAACAGATGCATATGCCGGAAAGAAAATCGATGTAGTTACGGTTGGTAAAAAAGGTAACGACGTTCTTAAAAAAACCAATAATGTTATCGATAATCAAAGTGCTATTTTTGATCACTTAGCTTTCGAAAATGTAGCTACATTGGCTGAAGAGTTAATGAATAAATTTGTTGCCGGTGATTATGATAAAATTGAGTTGGTATACAACCAGTTTAAAAATGCAGCAACTCAGGTAGTTGTTACAGAACAATTTTTACCGTTAGCGCCAATTGAAGGTGCTGAAACAGTTTCATCTGATTATATTTTTGAACCTTCAAAAGAAGAAATCGTGTTAACATTGATTCCAAAATCATTGAAAACACAATTATACAAAGCGATCAGAGATTCATTCGCTGCTGAACACGGTGCACGTATGACAGCAATGCATAAAGCAACCGATAATGCAACAGCTTTAAGAAATCAGTTAAAACTTACTTATAATAAAGCACGTCAGGCTGCTATTACAAACGAAATCCTTGAAATCGTTGGTGGAGCCGAAGCTTTAAAGAACTAA
- the atpA gene encoding F0F1 ATP synthase subunit alpha: MAEIKPAEISAILKKQLSGFESGATLEEVGTVLQVGDGIARVYGLSNAQYGELVQFENGLEAIVLNLEEDNVGVVLLGPSTGIKEGSTVKRTQRIASLKVGEEMVGRVVNTLGFPIDGKGPIGGDLYEMPLERKAPGVIFRQPVTEPLQTGIKSIDAMIPVGRGQRELVIGDRQTGKTTVCIDTILNQKEFYDAGKPVFCIYVAVGQKASTVAGIAKTLEEKGAMAYTVIVAANASDPAPMQVYAPFAGAAIGEYFRDTGRPALIVYDDLSKQAVAYREVSLLLRRPPGREAYPGDVFYLHSRLLERAAKVIADDSIAKNMNDLPESLRPIVKGGGSLTALPIIETQAGDVSAYIPTNVISITDGQIFLESDLFNSGVRPAINVGISVSRVGGNAQIKSMKKVSGTLKLDQAQFRELEAFAKFGSDLDAVTLNVIEKGRRNVEILKQAVNDPFKVEDQVAIIYAGTKNLLRNVPVAKVKEFEKDYLEFLKAKHKDTLDALKAGKFTDEITDVLEKVAKEVSAKY; encoded by the coding sequence ATGGCAGAAATTAAGCCTGCTGAAATTTCAGCAATATTAAAGAAACAATTATCTGGTTTTGAATCAGGAGCCACTTTAGAAGAAGTGGGAACAGTTCTTCAAGTGGGTGACGGTATCGCCCGAGTTTATGGTTTATCTAATGCACAATACGGTGAGTTAGTGCAGTTTGAAAACGGGTTAGAGGCAATTGTGTTGAACCTTGAAGAAGATAATGTAGGTGTGGTATTATTAGGTCCGTCTACTGGAATTAAAGAAGGATCAACTGTAAAAAGAACACAACGTATTGCTTCATTAAAAGTAGGTGAAGAAATGGTAGGTCGTGTTGTTAACACATTAGGTTTCCCAATCGACGGTAAAGGACCAATCGGTGGTGATCTTTATGAGATGCCATTAGAAAGAAAAGCTCCTGGAGTTATCTTCCGTCAACCGGTAACAGAACCGTTACAAACAGGTATCAAATCAATTGATGCGATGATCCCGGTTGGACGTGGACAACGTGAGTTGGTTATTGGTGACCGTCAAACAGGTAAAACAACTGTTTGTATCGATACCATCTTAAATCAAAAAGAATTTTATGATGCTGGAAAACCAGTATTCTGTATATATGTGGCTGTAGGACAAAAAGCGTCTACAGTTGCTGGAATTGCTAAAACATTAGAAGAAAAAGGAGCAATGGCTTATACGGTTATCGTAGCAGCAAATGCTTCTGATCCGGCTCCGATGCAGGTTTATGCTCCTTTCGCAGGTGCAGCAATCGGTGAATATTTCCGTGATACAGGTCGTCCTGCTCTAATCGTTTATGATGATTTATCAAAACAAGCTGTAGCTTACCGTGAGGTATCGTTATTATTACGTCGTCCACCAGGACGTGAGGCGTACCCTGGAGACGTTTTCTACCTTCACTCAAGATTATTAGAGCGTGCTGCTAAAGTTATTGCTGATGATAGTATCGCTAAAAATATGAACGATTTACCGGAGTCTTTAAGACCAATCGTTAAAGGTGGTGGTTCATTAACAGCTTTACCGATCATTGAAACACAAGCTGGTGACGTTTCTGCGTATATCCCGACTAACGTAATTTCGATTACTGACGGTCAGATCTTCTTAGAGTCAGATTTATTCAACTCTGGGGTTCGTCCGGCGATCAACGTAGGTATCTCTGTATCTCGTGTAGGAGGTAACGCACAGATTAAATCAATGAAAAAAGTATCCGGTACATTAAAATTAGACCAGGCACAATTCCGTGAATTAGAAGCATTCGCGAAATTCGGTTCTGATTTGGATGCGGTAACATTAAACGTAATCGAAAAAGGTAGACGTAACGTTGAAATCCTTAAACAGGCAGTAAACGATCCGTTCAAAGTAGAAGATCAGGTTGCGATTATTTATGCAGGAACTAAAAACTTATTAAGAAATGTTCCGGTAGCGAAAGTAAAAGAATTCGAGAAAGATTATTTAGAGTTCTTAAAAGCAAAACATAAAGATACTCTTGATGCTTTAAAAGCAGGTAAATTCACAGATGAAATTACTGACGTTTTAGAAAAAGTAGCTAAAGAAGTTTCTGCAAAATATTAA
- the atpH gene encoding ATP synthase F1 subunit delta yields the protein MVMARAAIRYAKAILDIANSNGQAATVNNDMKSIVTAVEESKELKNFLASPVIKADVKIAALSEIFASVQSETKGLFRLLLENKRFEILSEVAAQYIALFDEMNGIEVVKVTTAFPITAELETKVLAKIKEFSNKTITLVNTVDPSIIGGFVLRMGDKQYNASIANRLRELRRELSN from the coding sequence ATCGTTATGGCAAGAGCAGCGATTAGATATGCAAAAGCAATTTTAGATATTGCCAACTCAAACGGTCAGGCCGCTACGGTGAACAACGATATGAAATCGATTGTTACTGCAGTAGAAGAAAGTAAGGAGTTAAAGAATTTTTTAGCGAGCCCGGTAATTAAGGCCGATGTAAAAATTGCAGCTTTATCTGAAATATTTGCTTCTGTTCAGTCAGAAACAAAAGGATTATTCCGTTTACTTTTGGAAAACAAAAGATTTGAGATCTTGTCGGAAGTGGCAGCTCAATACATCGCATTATTTGATGAGATGAACGGAATTGAAGTAGTAAAAGTAACAACTGCTTTCCCTATCACAGCTGAATTAGAAACAAAAGTATTGGCAAAAATCAAAGAATTTTCCAATAAAACCATCACATTAGTGAATACAGTAGATCCGTCGATCATCGGAGGATTTGTTTTACGAATGGGTGACAAACAATACAATGCTTCAATAGCAAACAGATTAAGAGAATTAAGAAGAGAACTAAGTAATTAA
- a CDS encoding F0F1 ATP synthase subunit B encodes MEKLINDFSFGLFFWQALILLVLILLLVKFAWKPIMESITAREEGIRNAIASAENAKKEMQNLKADNEKLLAEARAERDTMIKEAREIKDKMIADAKAEAQAQGDKMIEQAKATINGEKNAAMVELKNHVSSLSLEIAEKLLKEELANKDSQTKLVEKMLDDVKLN; translated from the coding sequence ATGGAGAAATTAATTAACGATTTTTCATTCGGTTTATTCTTTTGGCAAGCCCTTATCTTATTAGTATTAATTTTACTTTTGGTAAAATTTGCATGGAAACCAATCATGGAGTCAATCACAGCTCGTGAAGAGGGAATTAGAAACGCTATTGCTTCTGCAGAAAATGCGAAAAAAGAAATGCAAAACCTAAAAGCAGATAATGAAAAATTATTAGCTGAAGCAAGAGCAGAAAGAGATACAATGATCAAAGAAGCTCGTGAGATCAAAGATAAAATGATCGCTGATGCAAAAGCAGAAGCTCAAGCTCAGGGTGATAAAATGATCGAGCAGGCTAAAGCTACAATTAATGGCGAGAAAAACGCTGCAATGGTAGAATTGAAAAACCATGTGTCGTCTTTATCTTTAGAGATTGCTGAGAAATTATTAAAAGAAGAACTAGCTAACAAAGATTCTCAAACTAAATTAGTTGAGAAAATGTTAGATGACGTAAAATTAAATTAA
- the atpE gene encoding ATP synthase F0 subunit C, whose translation MGSLNLIGAGLVVIGAGLGLGKIGGSAMDAIARQPEAAGKIQTAMIIIAALLEGLAFAALILGK comes from the coding sequence ATGGGAAGTCTTAATTTAATCGGAGCTGGTTTAGTAGTAATCGGTGCAGGTTTAGGTTTAGGTAAAATCGGTGGATCTGCAATGGATGCTATTGCTCGTCAACCAGAAGCTGCTGGAAAAATTCAAACAGCGATGATTATTATCGCTGCTTTATTAGAAGGTTTAGCATTCGCTGCTTTAATCTTAGGAAAATAA